TTCCCTGTTAAAGTAATCAAAGTATGCTTATATAGacatattttactaaaatataagacttattataaattatattagacTGTATGTGTTGAAAtgatttttaacaataaaaaaaagctgccAGTTTAGCAGCATACAAAATCACCAAAATAGACCATTTCTATATTCTATTCATAGAAAAACCCTTTTGTTTCATGGAATGTCTTCTTAaatttcattatactgtacaatctGATATTGAATCTAATGCCTAAAAGGTAAGGATATTATTTACCTATCTATTTATAGGAAACCTTATTTAACACCCATTAtcctaaaaaaaactaataaaaaaaagaagctgtgATGGATAAAAGTCAGATCAGTATGGGCTTGTGTGTCTTCAATCTctaaataaattgttaattgttttaacatttttatatttgagTAAGATAATAGCTTGGGTTTGTTAAAGCATGTATAAGACCGCATGTGTCTGTGTTCAGCTTGGTAGATAGAAACAGCCACATAAATATATCTCGCCATGTTGAATACAACATGTACTCAACTACAGAAAAACTCCTCTGGATCCTATCAggcattttacttttactcggTCTTCCATTATCGGTAAGCTGAATATTATAAACCACATATTTATTGTATTGAGATTCAAGATGTAACAAAAGTGGACACATCATCAGAGAAACATTCTGTTCTACAGTACAAAGACAAAGGCAAACAAGTAAGCACAAGCTGGAGCACGGGGAATTGTTCACGTAGACCTCaaatgtgtctatgtgtgtgcatataagaaactatatttttgttaatgGTAACATTTTTAACTCTGAGTAGAGATAAGGATTTAAATAGCCTTATTCCTAATACATATAGTGCATACTTATTCATTGCTTTGCTTCAATATTATATTATGGATTTGCTAGCAGGAGTCCAGTTTTATTATTGGTCAAGTGTGAGAGTGACAAGTAGTCATCAAATCGGTACAACATGAGGTCATTTGttcattataatatatttttttccttttttatgtgGGCTATTAAAGATCAGGGTACAGTTTTATTTTGGCAATAAGGCTAAGGAGAGGTTAATAATTGACTTGTTATAAGACATCAGTGTCaagtttaattcattcattcaacttTATCTTGATCAGGGTTATCTTGTGAACATGGGTGTGGAAATACTCCCTATAAATGTCATCAGTCTATCCTTCATTTAACTTCATCATGATGGCCATCTTCATAATCTTTGTTTTATTATCTGAATCATATAATCTTAACTTTCCCCACAGCCACAAAGAATTGCCAAAGGAATTGAAAAATCTGATTGTAAGACttcacaaaaatggaaaaagataaAGGAAAATGAGTTACAACACAGTTGCAGCAACAATCAAGAGGTGAAGGACAAGCCACAGTACCACCAATCAGAGCTGACAAAGAGAAACAGCCATTGTAGCATAAATCAAAACAGAAGTAGCCGTTGTTCTTAAATTATGTCACGGACGGTATTTACCAGCACGATTtagctcaaataaaaaaaagccaggCATGTGCTTCAGACTTGGGAGGGTTTTCGATGAAAATCATAGTTTCTCTGACAACTCAGAAGGTCCCAAGAACATTGTGTGACATCAGCCTCTATGGGTAGTGTCTAAGGAAAAAATTGCTTACTCTTTTGGCACAAAACTAAAGGACGTGAGAAGAAACCAGATAAATATTGTGAGCACATTATTTGGTAAGATGAGACCAAGATAAGTTTGTTTGCTCAGATGGTGTCCAGCATGTTTCCCTAAGCCTGGCTAGAACTACAACTTTAAATTCATAGTCCTGAGTCTGAAGCACAAAGGTGTGCCATAAATGAGCGTTTATATACCAAAATGTGGTCTCCAGAAGCAGATCAGTGAAGTAATATTTAAGCATGATATAACACACTGCCAACATCACACAAGAAGAGCAAAAGTGAAAACTATGACCTGACCAAGCATGTCATCTAATTTCATTCCAATAGAATAACTATTTTCTAAggtattttaaagaaataggTTGAGCAACACGACCCCTCCAGCAAAGAATAGATGAAGAAAACTATCCAGAAATACCTGAAACTTTGGTATCAtccaaaacttaaaaataaaggtGGGCAAACAAAGTATTAGGAAAAAGAGATTTGTATCTCATTAATGAAAGGTGTGCTGacatttgttgcattttttgcattgagtttctGCTGTTAGGCCTGTTTATAAAGCATAGTAAATCTAAACAGTGTAATCTATTAATTTACAAAttcatttaaaagcaaaataccCTAATGTTCAGATTAGACATAATGCATTTAGTGTTAGgtgatacattttttaatttttctgacATTTAAGTAATATTGCACAAGAGTGTACTTACTTCTGTTCTATACTTTAAATTGAGCATGGCCAGTGTCACTGTGGGGTAATTAGTAATGTACCATACACAATCATGTGTCTCCCTGAAGGATCATTTATTGTGtgagttattttttattgtgatgAGTTAATAGTTTCATTAGCATAGAACTAGGAAGTTGAGAACATGTGATCTGACCATATGGGGCATTATAGGGATTGTACAAGCCACTAAGTTGgcttcttaaaaagaaaactgatttttacatttatttttaaagacacATATTAAAGGTTTACTCATCAAAATCATCAGGGCGAAATgacaacaaatgttttaaagctcACAGATAGGTGTGCTAGTACAGCTGAATGACTGTTGATTCTGTTTAAGGTTTAGTGTAACTTCGGTGGAGTGCTTTCACACAACAGGGAGGGACTAAAGGGACTTGTAAAAGTCCATAAAAACCCCACCCAACATTCCTCCTGCCTCGCTACCTGAGAACTGCGACCGGCTCCCACCATCAAACAGGTAACAGTCTGTCCTTTGCTCtatgttacatttttatctatctttatactttttaatgcattagttatttaaatgttttaagatgCGACATTTAAAATATCTATGGGTATTATAGAAATATTCTACCTCCGCAGCATGAACTTCCTGTGCTACTCATTTGCTTTGCAAACAGACAGCCTCACCACTGCCTAGTCACTTGATGGTAGTCTGCTAAATATTAGTACTAACACAAATCTAATTTAAAGGTAATATGCATGGAAATCTTTGTGTCAGAAACTTTATAATGACTTGTTATTATCTTGGTTGAAGTTTACTTGTCTGTGTAAAGCCCTTATTAGATTGCAGCGAAAGAATAtttgttcatactgtatgccTGAAAGCTTGAGTAAACACATTCTAGTGTGTCAAAAAAAATTGTCACTTTGTGCGTCATTTTGCTGGCAGTCAAGGTGAAGAATGTCAGTAGTGTAACACACCTGACTTTATGAGTATATTGCTGTTCTATGTTAATTTAACTGGAAGCCGACATTGGGAAATATTGTTATTATGCATGGATTGTTGCAGGTTAAAAGGTTAATTTTAAGAATTAAATAGGAATGGGGTTAGCATTTGTGCTCTActtattttgaatttatttaaattaattattccaAAGGGATCAAATTGCAGAGTCACAGTCTCATGCCCCTTGTCATCTGCACATAAAGGCTAACATGaaagttatattttaaatattttaataagataATACACTCATATAACATCATAACACTGGTTTTACTACGGTCTGTTTCCTCTGTATTTTTACGAGATCCAATAATATTCCCGTATTTGTACTCTGACTACCATAATACTGGGTGTGGTAAGGGTATATTTTCATGTGAGTCATTGCTGGCTTCTCCACTGTGGTTAATAATCTCTTTTTATTATGCAACTTAGGGAACCTGGAATGCTAGATTTCTTATTACTTGTactttttttgcctttaaataTTTCTCGGCCTAGGGtgtaatttaaagtaaattctAATGTTTATAGAGATTCCGAAATTGATGTTTCTGTTTTCCTGTGTTCTTTTTAGATACCATGGATGTAAGTACAGCTCATTCATACATGGCCAAATAATAACAAAGGACTGGGGCAAAGACCACGCCTGAAAGTCACGTTTAGACAAAGACACAACTGACTTTTCCAGTTCACCTGACCTTTTGCCTGCTTATATCTTATTCCtggcttttatataaactatctATGAAATTAAACTCCTGCTATAGTTTTTATGTGTAATAGAATTTAGCACAAATTCTATTACATAGTTGAGTTTTAACTGCAtggacaaaagtttttttttcttttgttgcaaAATTACAATGTTTAACTTTTACTTTGCTGAGATATTCAACAATACAGAATGAGGGCCAAGACTATAGCACCTGAAAACCAAAGACCcccattaaattatataatttgtattaagCAGCTTTTGTTAAATAcacaattttataattatttttaatgccaTTCCTCAGCTAGCAGATGCTCTTGATAGTGATCCTGCAACAGCCAACCAAACCAATCAGCAGGCTGGAGGGCCAGCATGGCCTGGGCAACCTGCTAACCCTGCCTGGCCTGGGCAACCTGCTAGCCCTGCCTGGCCTGGGCAACCTCAAAATCCGTCTTGGCCTGGGCAACCTCAAAATCCTTCTTGGCCTGGGCAACCAGGGGGGCAACCATTCCCACAATGGCCTAATCAGCCATACCAGCCACAATGGCCTGGCCAACCGGGCCAACCGGGCCAACCCACTGCACCTGGGTGGCCAGGACAAATTCCACCAACTGCCCCACAGAATGTGCCATTGGTAagataaaactaaatatttatattagtttatctctattttttacatttattttacactgtAGCTAAAATATCCTCAAAGACAACATGTAACAgccaaaatataaaacacatattTTCTAAATGTCTTTACCAGAATGTCCCATTAGACATGCCTCTGCCTCAAGGAGTATATGACAAGCTGCTTATTACTATCCAAGGGGAACCCAAGCCTAATGCCAAAAAGTAAGAGCAATCTGAATCTATTGAACAGTAATTTACCCAATCAGATGTTAGAAAAAATATGTACGTTCAGTAAGATTATTTAATATTCGAAaactcttttctattttttcctatttcCAGGTTTTCAATTAATCTAGCCAGAAATAAAGACATTGCCTTACACTTTAACCCCCGATTTGATGAAGATGGGATTAAGGTGCTAGTTAGAAACTCTATGATAAGTGACGTGTGGGGCAAAGAGGAAAGAACAGCTCCCTCATTCCCTTTCATTCCAGGAAAGCCTTTTGAGGTTAGTATTGCATTTAAAGATGCTGATTTTGTTTGGGTTCAGTCCAGCTTACATAGTCGTCTTTTTGGCTTCTTATCACTTTCTTTGGCATAGTTTTGTTGTTTGCtgacattttatataattttcatgAACTCTCTTTCTTGGTATTTTAGGTGAAGATCTTGTGTACTGCCACTGACTTTAAAGTGGCTGTGAATAAGGCACACATGTTTGAGTACAAACATCGACTTCGTGAACTCAACCAGATTAACCATCTCACTATTATTGATGATGTCAAAATTACATCTGTAAATTTTGAGAACCTTCCCTGAGGGGAAAATCTTGAATGTTATGATCTTCATGTAGAAACTGAGGGGTTCTTTTTTCTTACTTGTAAATCCTGATTTATGTGCctacctgtttttattttgtgaaaaaaagaacTTGCATGACTGTACTTCTGTGATTACATAAAGCACCATTCACCTCTTTCCCAGCAGCACAGCAATGCTTTGGTATATTTGCAACTTCTAGACATCTCTGTTAAACAAACCTGGAAatattgcacattttagtgGTCTAGCCAGCACCAAAGAGTCAATATTCTGGATATTACATAAAGACAGACATTAAAGTAGATATAATAACATAACTGAGtaattgaaaaataactttcagAAGACCAACCCCAAGTCATAGACAGGTAGCTATGATTTAACATTTGAGGCTCTCATGACTGAATGACGTTTGTTAACCAGTTAGATACTGAATTTATCTAAATTATAAATTCAGTAAAGACTTTTGTTTCTGTGTACCGATATAATGGGCCTTGTGGTAGGCAATgatatttacattaaacatatAGGTTTAATAATAACCACACAAGCTAGCTTAATTGACCCTAGGATTGAGACAGACAGTATGTTGAACAGTATGTTGTTATCCATAATATGTTTAGAAAGAAACTTCAACAAATTATAAATTCAATTactttttgtctgttttcttGGTCTTCATTTACATTACTTCCTTTggtatttatataaatacaaataaccTAGACTAGGGGGAGTAAACGTAATAGAACTTTCAAATAACATTCaggtgaaattattattattattattatttttttttacaaatttcaatatttttcttttgcttcatGCAacaattgttttctttttctttttgcatgcaCCCCCTCACCATTGTCATGACTCCTACATCAATATTCCTTCAGCAGAGGGCCTGGAGAGTCATCAccttacacacaaacatgttaaatgataaaaaaaaaaaaaaaaaaaaaaactgaccatCCTCATGGTCACCAAAGGATGAGATTACAACAAATGttctgaaaaaatattttatgctttaaaaaaattcaaagaatCATCCTATAACAAAGGTTAAATTCTGGGGCTCAAACAGTTGTCCCTTTAATGGTCCAATAGCAGACAATTTTCCTTTTACTTCATTCCAGGTAGAGGCTATTTGGAAAGGTAGATCATTTAACCATCCAAAGAACACTTTGTCGGTTTCTATGAATGTAATGTCTTTGTTCTTTGATCTAATAAAACTCAGGCTGCCTCCGAGGTCTTTAGTCGGGCCAGTGCTGCATTTTTAATCATGGAAACATTTGCTGCAAAAGCCCAAGTGTAATATAACACAACCTGAATTATTCACAAGTGCTTGTTTTGAGTGCTTTACATACCTGGAACTTTCAAGGggaatttatttgtgtttacagtaaatatcaaaAAGAGCATTAATTTTACCTTGCTTGTGTCTCTAAAAATGTCATACTTTATACCTGtggaattttatatataaacatttaacatgttGTCAATCAGTATTCCCTGAGGCCTGTGTGATaaaagttcaattaaatttaattcaattttatttgtagattacttttaacaattgacattgtcacaaagcagctttacacaatcaaaaaaattattgaagtttgtatgaaatgtaaatgtgtatgaatcaaaatgacaaGACTGTCCCTAATGAGGAAgccgacagtggcaagaaaaaactcacCTGAGATGGcggtaggaagaaaccttaagaggaaccagacacaacagggaatctcatttgggtgataacgggtAAGAGGGATTAAACAGGGAAAGTGTGCTTAGGACAGTATTTTATTCTCTAGAACATTAAACAGAAACATCACAACAACATTATCTCAATACCTgtacacagtgttttttttgtgtctttattgcACATATTAATCTCCATCTGTGACCACCCCATTTGCaggttaaatatactgtaacatcaGGGAAACTATAAAATGTATAGACTCAATTaaaacatagatagatagatagatagatagatagatagatagatagatagatagatagatagatactataACCTGCTGCTGCTGTAACAATAATTTGCCTCACAGGAT
This genomic stretch from Clarias gariepinus isolate MV-2021 ecotype Netherlands chromosome 13, CGAR_prim_01v2, whole genome shotgun sequence harbors:
- the lgals3b gene encoding galectin-3b; amino-acid sequence: MDLADALDSDPATANQTNQQAGGPAWPGQPANPAWPGQPASPAWPGQPQNPSWPGQPQNPSWPGQPGGQPFPQWPNQPYQPQWPGQPGQPGQPTAPGWPGQIPPTAPQNVPLNVPLDMPLPQGVYDKLLITIQGEPKPNAKKFSINLARNKDIALHFNPRFDEDGIKVLVRNSMISDVWGKEERTAPSFPFIPGKPFEVKILCTATDFKVAVNKAHMFEYKHRLRELNQINHLTIIDDVKITSVNFENLP